Part of the Garra rufa chromosome 8, GarRuf1.0, whole genome shotgun sequence genome, ttgagatccatcttttcacactgaggacaactgaggacttattttgtcttctgggaaacttgcatcttctgtagcttctaaagggcagtactaaatgaaaaaatatatatatataatactaaataagaaaaatgtaaacatctttattcATCTTCATTGTATTGTTTTTCAagtctttgaaccttctgtaatagttgcatatgagccgctcagttgtgctcagtgtgaaaagatggatctcaaaatcatacagtcattgttggaaagagctcaaatacacaaaaatgctgaaaaaccaaagaatttgtggggcctgaaggatttttttttttttttttttgaagaacagtgagcagtttaactgttcagaacaaacaagggactcatgaacaaccatcactaaacaaacaaaaacaacaaaaagaaaacagctgtggattattcaggtaagaacacagtattaagaatcaagtgtatgtacatttttgataaattcaactttttttgtcttctggactATTATAAATGAAACGCTTAATTTCtcgtggactaaatgtaaacatatttcacgtgaaatatcttattcaggtcagtactaaataaaaaataacatgcatatgtatgatccatcttattttggtaaaataattaacattttgcagattctgcaaagcgcatgtaaacttttgacctcaactgtatgcttAAACAGCTATGCAAAGGCAGAGTTGCAGAAATGTCTAAATTAGAGCAATTTACCTCTGCAAATGCAGAATCAGGAAGGCCAGGGTGTCTTTGTTCGGCTGCGGCAACTCTTTgatagtttttattaatgtttctacACTCTTGTCTTCATCAGTCATCTCTGTGAGTGATAAAATGACTATTTTGTCAGAGCCAGCCACAGTATCAGATTCAATTACGCTGCATTGCCAGAGCAATGTTTCAGGTGAATTATCACTTTATCAACTCTGACTTTAAGGATATCTGCGTTCACAAAACAAGTACATAAACACCTGTAGCAGCGGTGCATTATGAAGGACTTTCTCTCATTTATATGCTACAGCCATTCTTGGCCAAGGAAATTAGACAATATGGTTCTCCCCATGACATCCAATCCAATTTATAATTTAAAAGGGAGGTACTTTACCCTGGAGTCATCCTAAATCTATGAGggctagaaaaaaaataaaacgccATAATAATAGCAGAAGCACCCTGACTGCTCCTAAATCTGCCACTTACCCTCCATTCAGCAGCGGCGACTGAaattaaaatgctgaaaaagacaAGCGCTGGTTTGGGAGATAACGTTCGACATTGATTGTTTCCGAGTCATCAGGGACTTGTCAACTATATCACAAGTAATGGGAAATAACCATACGCCCTAAATGAATGAGGGAAGCATACATCCTCACGCCTCCGGCATATACAAGCGCCAGACGCTTGTTACAGAATCCACCCTCTGCAAAATTGCCACCATTTCGGATAATCTAGTCAGACTCCTCGAAGAATACCAAATCTTGAAAGTCAAATTGAGACTATTAATGTCAAGACAAGATGGGTCTTTTGATATACTCAATGATGATGGGCAGGAAAAAACTGTCTGTTCTGAATGTCTTGTCCTTACTCCCTAAAACAGTGTTCAAAAAACCCAACTCGCTGACTCCATAAAAGTCTGTTTTTTTCCACTAGCACTTTTCACTCAGTGTTGTAGTCAAGACCAACTTATTTGAGTTTTAGTCCAGGTTAAGAGCCAAAAGACCAGAACAGTCAAGTCTTAATCAGGAGTCCAAattgataaatgtgaccctggaccacaaaaccagtcttaagtcgctggggtatgtttgtagcaatagccaaaaatacattgtatgggaaattatagatttttcttttatgccaaaaatcattaggaaattaagtaaagatgatgttccatgaagattttttgtaaaattcctactatacatatatcaaaatgtaatttttgattagtaatatgcattgttaagaacctaatttggacaactttaaaggtgattttctcagtattttgatttttttttgcatcctcagattccagattttcaaatagatgtatctcggccaaatattgtcctatcctaacaaaccatacatcaatagaaatcttatttattgagctttcatatgatgtatacatctcagttttgtcaaatttaaccttatgactggttttgtggtccagagtcacatatggtCTTGAACTAAGACTTGAGGCCAAGtggtcattttaaaatatattcaaacaaaaaaagGGGTTACTGTaaactgtaacaatatttcacaatattaccgatTTCCACTATATCTTTGATCAAATAACGGCAGctttgttgagcataagagatttctttcTGAACCGTATAGtgtatatttaaaatgaaaatgaaatgctTCTCCATAATCTCCATTATTAAGAAAACCTACCAGAAGCTTCCATAAATGTTCTATGAAGCTTAAAGGTTATGAGAGGCTCCTTGAGTTTCCTCAGAAAGTCTTTGAGGAGTCCACAGACAGCATGAACCTCTTCTACTTTGTGAAGCATCAGCGGTCCTTTCCCAGACACGTACTTCTCCCTCAGTTCTTTCACCAGGCGCTCTCCTCCGGGCACTCTGTAAATACCTTTCTACATACCCCAGTCAgccaaaaaaacataaattaaaactGTGAGAGGTCAagcattgagatttttttttggttaaaaagtatataattttgtaCTTTcctttgaaaatgactgatcgtttgaTTATATGCGAGATAAGACACTTATATCCTTGGCTCGGATCGTGTAGGGCACTTTGAAGAAACCGTATAAGCTATAACTGGATGTTGTAATGTACTGCAATATGATAGAAAAGGCTTGTTTCCTAAATCCAAATTAAGCTTAATTATACACCTCTGAATTTCAAGCACTGTGATTATACTTTCAGCTTGAGAAACCATCCATGTGTTGGTGTATTATTGAGTAAAAACACCTCTTCAAGTCCTCTTCTCTCAATTTCGTGAACACACTGAACAATCAGAGAAGGAATCCTTGGACGTGCGGAGGGGGCAAAGCTCTCTAAAGTCTCCTATAAGAGGGAAACAAACAACTTTTGGCATCTTTACGTAAGGATGTGTATGTGCACTATAAAGGGTGAATACCTCATTGGGCTGGGCTGAACCGTGAGCATTAGGACTGCATCTCTCTACACATAGTTGTTTACACTCAGGATGGCTCACCACTCGACAGTCTCTGCATTTTATGGCCAACTTCCCAAAACGAATCCTCTTCCCACATGGCACGCATGTCTCTGGACGAATCACCTAGAAAATATAAACTGCTGACATACAGAACCTAGAATTTATttccgatatatatatatatatatatatatatatatatatatatatatatatatatatatatatatatacacacacacacacacacacacatactgaaagagctacagttgcaatcaaaattattcaatccCCCCAGaaactgcagtactttacaaatgatttttgctctttctgaagatccaggactatattgcatctacaacagttttctggcatattaaaagtgataatgtcaatatataatgtaatgtttttgagaattattcaacccctattcaacattgctgttttaagacagttatttttatggtcaggaacaaaattgtcttaaattgtcttaagcctttacaaactaattaaaaatggaattagcttggggtgttacacatagtatgCTCTTAGCCCATGCGTGTGCTGaagatgagtagcaaatatggtaaagtcatcaaagctcacacaaaatcaatagagaagaaatagtttgctatattagaaagtctaaaactacatgaagatttctaagacattgcaagtccctagagacacagctggcagctgtattccttagattaaagtgtgttgaaccagaaaacctttgaggctgttgaacaaaaaaagcacaatgtcataaaatgtttgatcagatcaactgagaaaaacttgcaatgtacagccaaagacttgcaagactacccaacgaaaggaggaaaaatatctcaatgctgtgtacaagaggaacactagacaagtgcagacttcatgttgaggaatcttgctgaataccattcttgaccaagaagaacaaaaaagctgccttgaacatgccaaaattcatttggatagacctgtggagttctggaagaatgttttatggagtgatgtgtccaaactggaactttttggatgtatggatcagaggtacgtctggtgcaaaaaagaccaagcttataagcagaagaacaccatctccatcatcaaacatggaggtgggccagtcctgttatggggttgtttcactgtagcaggaagtggaaaacatgaccatacaaaggatatcattgatttattaaagtatcagaccattttggcaaacattgtgatgccttttgtgtaaagtctgaagctaatgatcagtggactttcctgcaggacaatcatcccaaagtatacattcaaatcttcttacgcttggttcagggatcagtcatagaatgttcttgagtggcctgttcagtttccagatttatatctcattgaaaatacatggttgaatttgaagcaagtagtggcaaagtaaaaaccaaagattatcagtgatctgaaagctttttcaggggaggaatggcccaaaattgcagcagaaaggtgacagaagcatctaagcactcCGAGGCAGTGTTtcttggtggttttaaagaataaaagattctacagcAAATatactttcaggggttgaataattttgaacataaatgtttagagccaatttgattttttttcaacattcatcaacttacattctcagaattactcaaatgtgtattaataaactttctttaatagtttactgatgcctttgttgaattgttttcacaaaatgttgtgctctgcagcaaaatgtcttgcaggtcaagggggttgaataattttgattgcaactgtagatAGTGTACATAGAACTCTATTATAAATTGTTGCATTTTATGTGATTAGTTTGTTATTTTAAACATGAATTTAATGTTAAAGAGCAGGTCACatgggttttcgaaaaatatttttttgcagtttgtaccATAGCTATTCTTCAATTTAAACcatctgcaaagttgttaatctctcaaaagaaagagtcgactcaGAATCGGTTTAATGAGTACATTTTTTtgaatcttctgcctgttactgATCTACATCACTGGGTAACATATTAGCATAATCCTacctgcaaaatattttttttttcatgataccACAGCAATATAATTCATAACTTTTGTTGTGTGCTCTTCATTTTAccaaggactgcttctctaattcTGGCTATTATATTCTTTGGCTtttaatcttctttatttggactaacaagcgtCTCCGAACcgcaacctgtaagtacgattgatatgATGTACGTATATGTACAAGTGAGTGCTTAAAATATCTAGTTTTTAGTGCTAATATgcgatgtatacctagtgcagctttaggtttccaggttaAACACATCctccatttaaaaaacaaacaaacaaaaaaaaaaacgcattctGGGATGTAAAATACACGCTTTTTTTTCAGGGTTCCCCTGCaaatctgcataaatatgacgttattggggtcgcttcaacccgcggacatcaaAAACAttcacagacttggcaacacagagtAGCGCTCACTAACTTGTTCAAGTACttctctctgtgccaatcacaacaggcttggccagctggcCAATCAGACCAGAGTAGGCTTATGAAAGGGAGGGACATTATGCTCAAAGCTGATTCGAACAAACCATTTAGAAATCACTGACGAATGACTCGTgtataaattctgagaaaattacaatgttttcttgCCTTAGATGCACTTAAACCCATTGTAGGGGACTTCAACAAAATATTAggacacttaaaaaaaacatatgacctgctctttaatataatataatataatatatttaaaaaacacatcATTTTACATTGATCTTTTTCCCAGACTGTAAAagtatttctatatttttatttatttattattattcattaatttttttttaaattaaagacacatttataacattatactTGTATCACCTTGGTATAAAATCACAGAAAACTGTTTgatatctttcttttttcttttccttttgaGGAAAATTATGTCCACCACTAATCAAGTTTACCTAACTATGATGACTTCTCAGCTTCTGAGAACCctggaaatgtaaaaaaaagtcctttatattatattatattatattatacatatatttaaaaaaaatcaaataaatgtttgtttcatGACTCATGAAACTGCTGTTAAAACCAGATGTGAAAGCCTCACAATATGTTGAGAAGTACTACTGAAGCCTCCTACTGTTTTTTGCTGAAATACATGCTGCAAAGTCTTATCCACGGTGGGCGTGAGGTCCTGAGGGACGGCTGGCTCCGGGGTGCTCACCTCTATTTCAACGACTGTTTCAGCCTCTGTGACTTCGCTGTGTGCCCACACAGACGTTTGTTCTGCGTGGAGGACTCTGGTTAGTTTGGGAAGGTTGGAATGTGTCATTGAAAGTGGCGCCTTTGAGTCTTATTTACCATCAACAGACGGAAAATGTTCATTTCTAAGAGGCCTGGACTGATATTCCGGAGTCTCCTGGGTTATGTCTATTACCATGTGAATCTGACCTCTAGTCTCTGGGGTAGTGACAGACGCCTTCACAGTCGTCGTCTCGATTTCCTAAGCacatacacagacaaacacacactaaAAATCCATTTGAAGCCAATCATTCTTTCTGCCGAACTGGAAGACCCTCAGAGTAGCATAACAATTGGTTATCTAGCTCGTGTCCACGTTCCTGGACAAATGTAGTTTCTCAAAGTGCCAAATTGCTTTGCTTCTCTCTTAGTGATCAGTGCCAGCTGAGTGGGAGTGATATGAGTCCCATGGAGGGAGACAGACAAGACATGGTCCACTGCTGTTCTCATCCGAGCAGCGTGGCGGCGGGTGTGGACAATATGACGGCAAACAGTCGGATGAGGGACTGATGAACGAACAGGCTGATGAGAAACGACACCAGACTAACCTAAAGAGGGAACATGATCTCCCTGCTAataggaagaaagaaaaaaaatgaaggagtctGTACATTTCCAAGAAATACCTCACGCTTGCTACTGTGTGCTACAATCCACCACTGATATCTTAGCTACActcttaaataaataaaggtgctttaatagGTTCTTCAAgaggtgccatagaagaaccatttttggttccacaaagagccattcagtcaaaggttctttaaagaaccaactctttcttacctttttataatctgaagaaccttcttttgccacaaagaaccttctataaaacagaaatgttcttcagatgtttaaggttctttatggaaccattcagacaaaaaaaggttcttctattgcatcatgaagaacctttatttttaagagtgtaggaggAGCTGTTTCATTAAATGGTAAATGACAATGTAGGATTACTAAAGATTTTAACACTAAACTTACTGAAATTATCATAGTGATTCAGATCATTTGCCCTTAAAATGTTTCACTTTTCATgtatttgtttttactgaaatGGTTAAAGGTgtcatatcatgaaaatctgactttaaaCTATAAATGGGtcccggtgcatctaccaacccagaaaacatgaaaaaggacaacccagtcaTTTTGTTTTGGTAGGCCTTTCTTTcaaagcatgtgaaaaaacgagCCACTAGATAGCTTTTCCAGCTGTTTAcctcacagacataactgactaaTGTTTTTACcacaaacttgtgtgtatttgaccttttaagcgcaataagacaagaaagacaacttagtttagtactcacataccATGTAACAGCTGCTTTCTATGCGCATGCTtaggatgtgtgcgctcagaaaaccatttatcggaagtttaaactaatatggtttaaaacggtgcgatagacatgatactcaaaaccaaacagatgttttttggcagagtatctgaggtacgagctgtaaaggcaccgACCTTTTCCGAAAAAGTGGGCAGggacagcagctcatttgcatttaaagatccAGAcacgaaaacagcatgtttctgcttccacttaaaataggcattttcaaaatgatataatgaatgagttgtggggtattttgagctaaaccctcacagacacattctgagaacacctgagacttatattacatcttgtaaaaagtgcCATAATAGGTCAGCTTTAAAACAACtgagacaaaaaataaatagtagCTTTAATAAACTTTACCAACCTTTTCCAGTGGTCTAGCCCCCAGTAGATCTCCTGAACGGCCGCTTACTCTTCCACGTTTTTGAATCGGTGGACCAACACTTGGGCCCATTGACGAACGCTAAAAACAAGCAGTGAAAATGGGAGAGACATTAAGGACAAGTGTAAGCACTTCACAATAGACACAATGCTGTGTCTTTTTAACCTTGAAAAATCTGGAAAAAGAAGTGGGAATATTTAGTGTGCTATCCAATTGTATAATCTAATCTAAtcattcatattatatatactatAATTTATAACGTATTTTGAGTGACACAAATCTACTTGCAGAATTTATATAATAAGATTGAACTATTCATACATTTCCACTtttctaaaggaaaaaaaaaaaatgcatttatattcagcaaggattgattttttttaaataaaataaaaaaccctgaaaaaatgcatcagtttacacaaaaatattaagcattacaaccgttttaaacattgatagTAACAATATATAACCaactttcttgagcagcaaatcagcatattagagtgatttctaaagcatcatgtgacactgaagactgcaataATGTCTGTTGAAAACTTGGCCATCACaagactaaattacattttaaaatgtattaaattagaaaacatcattttaaaattgtaataatatttccatAATATATACAATATGAAAGACAAACAGTTATTATCTAGGCAACTGATAGCACTTACTCTTCTCTCACGAGCTCTTGACTTGAGAGGCTTGAGAAACGCTGTGCTGTCCAAGTCCTAGCAATCATACCAgcaaaataattttgagaaacaATTGTTTTGATCTCTTCTGTGATTTTTATGCACATGCACTTTGCTCGGGTCTGGCAATAATCCTACAGCATGAATAAAAAATGATACTAAATATGATACTCCACCAAATCATCATCCGTTCTGTCATAACTAATGTCAGAATGCGACAGGAAGGAGGACTCATCAATCACTGATAACCTGATATAAACACACAAGATGGAAAACAGCATTGCAAAAGGGGGAAAATCTCCAGCAAACTGAGAACTAAACGAAAAGCACGCTGAGTGCTGAGGTACCGTTTTCCTCTGGGCTGTGGGACACTGGCTCCTTTGTGACTGATGCTGGTCAGTATTGACCTCTGCTCATCATTGAGACAAGCATTAGACTTGCTGTCATGCACCAATACGTCACATATCAACTGCATCTGCCGCTCCTGTCAAATGAATTAATGAGCGAGAAAGATACAGTATCCTTAATAAACTCTCACAAGAATGGTCAATAAATCACAGAGAACTTCTATTTTATGAATCCCTATGCACATTAACACATGAGTCATGACCACCCACATTCACATGGCCCTGTACTCAATGCCACCCTCCATCAAGTCTATATGTTAGTCATGTAATGTGGCACTGGCCAAATGGGCAAAGTTTTGCTTGTTGGCTTCAACTTCAATATTTACATAaagtcttaaaggtacagtagataaacaaaaaaaaacaaaaaaaaaacaaaaaaaaaaaacccagggctgggtagattacttacaaattataATCAGTTACTgcttccaaattacatgacaacaattgtagttagtaacgtaatccattacattacacattttaggtaatataatcagactacttttagattaccttTGACCaaactcgtttatcacattgatttaaataagataatcttgtaccatattgatataaaatatacaaaaagtaagaaaatgtattccatttgttgttattaacaacaacaTTGAAGCGCATTAAACGTTATATTGCATCAAGGTTTCTCAAACTGGTatttgtgaaggaactgcagggggtttatgagtttaatgaaaagttataaatatataattttatataaatacacaaatatataataacttgtaatttaatctaaataatttttggaatttgattacataatccagattacatgaaATCAGTTACTACCTAGCTCTGATAATTTCTTAACTAACCAGGCATTGGTAGTCTGCCTCGGCTTTGTAACGTTTCTTGATCTCCACGTCCAGCTGGTTTCGAGCATGTTTGAGTTTGACCTCCAGAGCTGCTCGGCCCACATCAGACTTTACCAGGAGCTCCTTCTGTTTTTTCAGCTCCAGCTCTGCATGAAGCCATTTCTTCCGGACAGCTTCAAAGTTCCTCACCACCTCAATGAACTCTTGTAGATAAAAGACAACTGGTGAGACttcaaaacagcaaaaaatactgtatatatatatagtccagggtcacatttatgcacATCAAAGAATGACTATCAAGACaatctttttttctttgtttttttttttttttaaataattctaacACAAAGATATGAAGCTGTCacagaaaatgtaataaaaagtGGGTAATTTGGTAATCCTAATACTTTTAATAAATAACCAAAAGTATTCTTGGCTACAAAAGCTCTTTTCAGATACCAAAATTATACCTCATGTTACATTGAAATTTACTtaactttcctttttttttttccaatatccagtaataaaatattgaaataatgcAGAAAGAACAGTATTttcaaattattaattaatgtaataaagCTCTACAAAGGGCTGGACATCCATCCAACCAGACATATTATTTAAGTTCAAAGCATCTGTTTCATCATAGAGTGGGCATACAGTTTTCAGAAGTAATTGCCATCCAGGATATTAATGTTGATTCAGGTTTAGGTCAAGTTGGAGATTAATTTAACCTCAGCaaaagtacataaaaaaaaag contains:
- the LOC141341175 gene encoding rac GTPase-activating protein 1 encodes the protein MGDQFIREVLSLCLQRLAIEEATNSELEFIEVVRNFEAVRKKWLHAELELKKQKELLVKSDVGRAALEVKLKHARNQLDVEIKKRYKAEADYQCLERQMQLICDVLVHDSKSNACLNDEQRSILTSISHKGASVPQPRGKRLSVIDESSFLSHSDISYDRTDDDLDLDSTAFLKPLKSRARERRRSSMGPSVGPPIQKRGRVSGRSGDLLGARPLEKEIETTTVKASVTTPETRGQIHMVIDITQETPEYQSRPLRNEHFPSVDEQTSVWAHSEVTEAETVVEIEVSTPEPAVPQDLTPTVDKTLQHVFQQKTVIRPETCVPCGKRIRFGKLAIKCRDCRVVSHPECKQLCVERCSPNAHGSAQPNEETLESFAPSARPRIPSLIVQCVHEIERRGLEEKGIYRVPGGERLVKELREKYVSGKGPLMLHKVEEVHAVCGLLKDFLRKLKEPLITFKLHRTFMEASEMTDEDKSVETLIKTIKELPQPNKDTLAFLILHLQRVMQSPMCQMDQNNLSRVFGPTVIGHGMLEPSPMTIMRDTNTQPKVIARFLSFPSDFWEGLLADKEDPLVTPVVDSNAGSACPSTSREKIFKPLTSPELSKYSKTTSGGSIKGRIKHFGGTFNNPSKPKNEPGKKKFFTSPK